One Sphingomonas sp. OV641 DNA segment encodes these proteins:
- the cueR gene encoding Cu(I)-responsive transcriptional regulator, translated as MNIGEASKQSGVSERMIRHYEKIGLIPAPPRRGAGYRDYGESDLHRLRFIANARDLGFPIEEIRTLLGLWADTGRSSADVKRVALARAEELQRKAEALTTLRETLVDLAERCHGDERPDCPIIAELSLDRKC; from the coding sequence GTGAACATCGGGGAGGCGTCGAAGCAAAGCGGGGTCTCGGAGCGGATGATCCGCCATTATGAGAAGATCGGCCTCATCCCGGCGCCGCCGCGCCGGGGAGCGGGTTATCGCGACTATGGCGAGAGTGACCTCCATCGCCTGCGGTTCATCGCCAATGCCCGCGATCTCGGTTTTCCGATCGAGGAGATCCGGACCCTGCTCGGCCTGTGGGCCGACACGGGCCGCAGCAGCGCCGATGTAAAGCGGGTCGCGTTGGCGCGGGCGGAGGAATTGCAGCGCAAGGCCGAAGCGCTGACGACCCTGCGCGAGACCCTCGTCGATCTCGCCGAGCGCTGTCATGGCGACGAGCGGCCAGATTGTCCCATCATCGCCGAACTGAGTCTCGACAGAAAATGTTAG